A region of Dictyostelium discoideum AX4 chromosome 1 chromosome, whole genome shotgun sequence DNA encodes the following proteins:
- a CDS encoding hypothetical protein (Slime mold (D.discoideum) transposon DIRS-1, complete, clone SB41): MSTTVNNNDASSSSASASNSAESFDLRIKSMEDQINNLSLAFTRFMKEPIFSSNSNSRSQPSHDNSDTENEQSEDESSNNVDVPTDYQLSDTLLGQYKHMVNNQGLLVEGIKNLPSMVKQGYYMVKLDIKKAYLHVLVDPQYRDLFRFVWKGSHYRWKTMPFGLSTAHRIFTMLLRPVLRMLRDINVSVIAYLDDLLIVGSTKEECLSNLKKTMDLLIKLGFKLNLEKSVLEPTQSITLLLPKKACWFKRKANCTERCSYPIQTLHSSNKQVSLSVSDSSQWRLGSIIPHSSRCQVRDFTLVNSSKPMEWKRNQSVSKLRLCSYNRCLGIRCRCHTQERKQSNQNLVIPVVNNSIKHVVKSSRNARAADGLSSAMSETEQLQAEDSNRQHYHSLLHQSPGWSDTGSLSSVRTTLETMPQEESELDWRAYSRILQCKSRPPQSSFRDESQIIVQSNQELQLATEEGSVQSHPTSIRSNTDGSVRISLQPSNEQLLNNQNECTPPRLESMEAMSGLSTTHSFAFYPGEDELIQFEEGFYNTDLPNLEISNLVSDDSSSSSSSSSSHVSSSTGNIPRSIDQTISRVDTNPDSTTLEAGDYSTFQSHVMSFARTTNTKTAELLMKSWEPSTLKVYSSSYTRFRNFCTLNSLNPANITLVVFMDYLTHLFKHKPPLAFSTINGHRSMLNQLLLLRNQTDIVNDPFITRIMTGIHKLRPSSAKYKEIWDANQVFKHLSTVKVIPKYTYTALLNKTLVLCKMFGLARSSDLVKWSFKGLIITTDSIKGPVINAKEQRSGVVSILELTSLDDTNSQVCPVRHLATYLRASKGRRKPHSGDPVFIKNEGEPLQVNDINSIVLSTLSKSGIDIVKFKSHSTRSAMASLLLSNNVPFHVVKKMGRWKSNDTVDSFYDKRIIGEKSGGFLNTVVQIS; encoded by the exons atGTCTACCactgttaataataatgatgccTCTAGTAGTAGTGCCTCTGCCTCTAATAGCGCTGAATCCTTTGATTTAAGAATAAAATCAATGGAGGATCAAATCAACAACCTTTCTTTAGCCTTTACAAGATTCATGAAAGAACCTATTTTCTCATCTAATTCCAATTCACGTAGCCAACCTTCTCATGATAACTCTGACACCGAGAATGAACAAAGTGAAGATGAATCAAGTAACAATGTCGATGTTCCAACCGATTATCAATTATCCGATACCTTACTTGGTCAGTACAAACATATGGTAAACAATCAAGGTTTACTCGTCGAAGGAATCAAGAATCTACCATCAATGGTCAAACAAGGTTATTACATGGTAAAACTCGATATCAAGAAAGCCTACCTCCACGTTTTAGTAGATCCGCAATACAGAGACTTATTCCGCTTCGTGTGGAAAGGTTCGCACTACCGTTGGAAAACAATGCCGTTCGGGTTATCGACAGCTCATCGTATCTTTACAATGTTGTTAAGACCTGTACTTCGAATGTTGAGAGATATCAACGTATCCGTCATCGCTTACTTGGACGATCTATTAATCGTCGGTTCAACAAAAGAAGAATGTTTATCCAACCTCAAAAAGACGATGGACTTACTTATCAAACTAGGTTTCAAGTTAAATCTAGAAAAGAGTGTTCTCGAACCAACTCAATCAATTAC ATTGTTGCTCCCCAAGAAAGCTTGCTGGTTTAAAAGGAAAGCTAATTGCACTGAAAGATGCAGTTATCCCATTCAGACTTTACACTCGTCGAACAAACAAGTTTCACTCTCAGTGTCTGACTCTAGCCAATGGAGATTGGGATCAATCATTCCACATTCCTCAAGATGTCAAGTCAGAGATTTCACATTGGTTAACAGTTCTAAACCAATGGAATGGAAAAGAAATCAGTCTGTTTCCAAGTTACGACTATGTTCTTACAACCGATGCCTCGGAATCAGGTGCAGGTGCCACACTCAAGAAAGGAAGCAAAGTAATCAAAACTTGGTCATTCCAGTGGTCAATAACTCAATCAAACATGTCGTCAAATCGTCGAGAAATGCTCGCGCTGCTGATGGCCTATCAAGCGCTATGTCAGAAACTGAACAACTGCAAGCTGAAGATTCAAACCGACAACACTACCACTCTCTCTTACATCAATCGCCAGGGTGGTCAGATACAGGATCTCTCAGTTCTGTTCGAACAACTTTGGAAACAATGCCTCAAGAAGAAAGTGAACTTGATTGGAGAGCATATTCCAGGATTCTTCAATGTAAAAGCCGACCACCTCAGTCGTCTTTCAGAGATGAATCACAAATCATCGTCCAGAGTAATCAAGAGTTACAACTGGCAACTGAAGAAGGAAGTGTTCAATCGCATCCAACTTCAATTCGGTCAAATACAGATGGATCTGTTCGCATCTCACTTCAACCATCAAACGAACAACTACTCAACAATCAGAATGAATGCACTCCACCTCGATTGGAGTCAATGGAAGCAATGTCTGGCCTTTCCACCACCCATTCTTTTGCCTTCTATCCTGGAGAAGATGAACTCATCCAGTTCGAAGAAGGTTTCTATAATACTGATCTTCCCAATCTGGAGATCAGCAACTTGGTATCCGATGATTCAAGCTCAAGTTCCTCGTCATCATCGTCACATGTTTCCTCAAGTACTGGGAACATTCCAAGAAGTATTGACCAAACAATCAGTAGAGTCGATACCAATCCAGATTCAACAACGTTGGAAGCTGGGGATTATTCAACTTTCCAATCTCATGTAATGTCCTTCGCTCGTACTACAAATACAAAAACAGCTGAGCTGTTAATGAAGTCATGGGAACCTTCAACTCTCAAAGTATATAGCTCCAGTTATACAAGATTCCGCAATTTCTGTACGTTGAACTCTTTGAATCCAGCAAACATAACCTTAGTTGTTTTCATGGATTATCTTACACATCTGTTCAAGCACAAACCTCCGTTAGCCTTCTCAACAATTAACGGTCATCGCTCTATGTTGAATCAGTTGTTACTCCTTAGGAATCAAACTGATATTGTTAATGATCCATTCATCACAAGAATTATGACTGGTATTCACAAGTTGCGTCCTTCATCTGCAAAGTATAAAGAGATATGGGATGCAAATCAAGTATTCAAGCACTTATCTACTGTCAAAGTCATCCCTAAGTACACATACACTGCGCTATTAAACAAGACACTTGTACTCTGTAAAATGTTTGGTTTAGCAAGATCATCAGACTTGGTGAAGTGGTCGTTCAAAGGTCTCATTATTACTACTGACTCAATCAAAGGTCCAGTCATTAATGCTAAAGAACAAAGAAGTGGTGTTGTTTCAATATTAGAATTAACTTCGTTAGATGATACAAACTCTCAAGTGTGCCCTGTTCGCCACCTTGCAACATACCTTAGAGCCTCTAAAGGAAGAAGAAAGCCCCATTCGGGTGACCCTGTCTTTATTAAGAATGAGGGTGAACCGCTCCAAGTTAATGATATTAACTCAATTGTACTATCAACGCTCTCAAAGTCAGGCATTGATATTGTCAAGTTCAAATCTCACTCTACCCGTTCCGCTATGGCTTCTCTGCTGTTGTCCAATAACGTTCCGTTCCACGTTGTCAAGAAGATGGGTCGTTGGAAATCAAACGATACTGTAGATTCCTTCTACGATAAAAGAATCATTGGTGAAAAATCTGGTGGTTTCTTAAATACTGTCGTCCAAAtttcataa
- a CDS encoding hypothetical protein (Slime mold (D.discoideum) transposon DIRS-1, complete, clone SB41), producing the protein MEGIKNLPSMVKQGYYMVKLDIKKAYLHVLVDPQYRDLFRFVWKGSHYRWKTMPFGLSTAPRIFTMLLRHVLRMLRDINVSVIAYLDDLLIVGSTKEECLSNLKKTMDLLVKLGFKLNLEKIVLEPTQSITFLGLQIDSKSMKLLVPKEKKKSVIKEIRNF; encoded by the coding sequence ATGGAAGGAATCAAGAATCTACCGTCAATGGTCAAACAAGGTTATTACATGGTAAAACTCGATATCAAGAAAGCCTACCTCCACGTTTTAGTAGATCCGCAATACAGAGACTTATTCCGCTTCGTGTGGAAAGGTTCGCACTACCGTTGGAAAACAATGCCGTTCGGGTTATCGACAGCTCCTCGTATCTTTACAATGTTGTTAAGACATGTACTTCGAATGTTGAGAGATATCAACGTGTCCGTAATCGCTTACTTGGACGATCTATTAATCGTCGGTTCAACAAAAGAAGAATGTTTATCCAACCTCAAAAAGACAATGGACTTACTTGTCAAACTAGGTTTCAAGCTGAATCTAGAAAAGATTGTTCTTGAACCAACTCAATCAATTACATTTCTCGGATTACAAATCGattcaaaatcaatgaaGCTTCTTGTTCCCaaagaaaagaagaaaagtGTCATCAAGGAAATAAGAAACTTTTAA
- a CDS encoding hypothetical protein (Slime mold (D.discoideum) transposon DIRS-1, complete, clone SB41) — MSTTVNNNYTSSSSTSASNSAESFDLRMKSMEDQINNLSLDFTRFMKEPMFSSNTNSRSQPSHDDSDTENEQSEDESSNNVDVPTDYKLSDTLLGQYKHMVNNQGLLVEEECILKKDEISELNKVFNFPSNFQVNVAPFGTPEGITVSSNVKNND, encoded by the coding sequence atgtcTACAactgttaataataattatacctCTAGTAGTAGTACCTCTGCCTCTAATAGCGCTGAATCCTTTGATTTAAGAATGAAATCAATGGAGGATCAAATCAACAACCTTTCTTTAGACTTTACAAGATTCATGAAAGAACCTATGTTCTCATCTAATACCAATTCACGTAGCCAACCTTCTCATGATGATTCTGACACTGAGAATGAACAAAGTGAAGATGAATCAAGTAACAATGTCGATGTTCCAACCGATTATAAATTATCCGATACCTTACTTGGTCAGTACAAACATATGGTAAACAATCAAGGTTTACTCGTCGAAGAAGAATGTATCCTCAAGAAAGATGAGATATCCGAATTGAATAAAGTATTCAACTTTCCATCCAACTTCCAAGTCAACGTCGCTCCATTCGGTACACCTGAAGGTATTACTGTATCATCCAACGTCAAGAACAATGATtaa
- a CDS encoding hypothetical protein (Slime mold (D.discoideum) transposon DIRS-1, complete, clone SB41) — MSTTDNNNEASSSNTSASNSAESFDLRMKSMEDQINNLSLAFTRFMKEPMFSSNTNSRSQPSHDNSDTENEQSEDESSNNVDVPTDYQLSDTLLGQYKHMVNNQGLLVEECILKKDEISELNKVFNFPSNFQVNVAPFGTPEGITVSSNVKNNDTDLLIVEKRINDSLKPLLLMSSMLSSDSSNVDVELISYLTQSAIVLAVNAQASLSRVRRNNIAKEIYGSEVLLPIKIKDTPKMFDETETERVRKLAKSIRKNNEAKQSLLKLNYHSKSNVKKSVNSSGNNTTGNSSNSKSSSGSNGRSNNFNGSPSNVASGSNNTKSANGTNNRFQKNKK; from the coding sequence atGTCTACcactgataataataatgaagccTCTAGTAGCAATACCTCTGCCTCTAATAGCGCTGAATCCTTTGATTTAAGAATGAAATCAATGGAGGATCAAATCAACAACCTTTCCTTAGCCTTTACTAGATTCATGAAAGAACCTATGTTCTCATCTAATACCAATTCACGTAGCCAACCTTCTCATGATAACTCTGACACCGAGAATGAACAAAGTGAAGATGAATCAAGTAACAATGTCGATGTTCCAACCGATTATCAATTATCCGATACTTTACTTGGTCAGTACAAACATATGGTAAACAATCAAGGTTTACTTGTCGAAGAATGTATCCTCAAGAAAGATGAGATATCCGAATTGAATAAAGTATTCAACTTTCCATCTAACTTCCAAGTGAATGTCGCTCCATTCGGTACACCTGAAGGTATTACTGTATCATCCAACGTCAAGAACAATGATACTGACTTGTTGATTGTCGAAAAGCGAATCAACGATAGCTTAAAACCTTTGCTTCTCATGTCAAGTATGTTATCATCTGATAGCTCTAATGTCGATGTAGAACTTATTAGTTATTTAACTCAGAGTGCAATCGTCTTAGCCGTTAATGCTCAAGCATCGCTTAGTCGTGTCCGTCGTAACAACATCGCTAAAGAAATCTATGGTTCTGAAGTACTCTTACCAATTAAGATCAAGGATACACCAAAGATGTTTGATGAAACTGAAACTGAACGTGTAAGAAAGCTAGCCAAGTCAATCAGAAAGAACAACGAAGCTAAACAATCattgttaaaattgaattatcattcCAAGTCCAATGTCAAGAAATCAGTTAACTCAAGTGGTAATAACACTACAGGAAACAGTAGCAATAGTAAATCCAGTAGTGGGAGTAATGGCCGATCTAACAACTTCAATGGATCACCAAGTAATGTTGCATCAGGTAGCAACAATACCAAGTCTGCCAACGGTACCAACAACCGTTTTCAGAAGAACAAGAAGTAA